The genome window GGCCCGGAGCTGAGATGGAGGAGCAGTGCTTTTCTCAAGTGGACATAAATAGGAATAggaatgtcatgtcgaagagggagcaagcttatattttctgctgcctcagaggcttGGATacagagtcatggattcaaggtgcgggaaaagaggttccacctaaaaattaggaagaactttctgactgtcagggctgttggacagtgaaattcactgccttggagagtggtggagtctccttctttggaggttttaaaacagaggctggatgatcttCTGGAGCAGAAGAAGGATTCCTGAACCAGTTAGTGCAGGATTATAAGCATTAAGTGGATCCCGTCTGGTGTATTTGGGTTTTGTTTAAGTTTTACCTCAGGAGGGAGCTTTATGTTTGAGTTGGGTAGCTAACAAAGTCAAAGCTCGTGTGCGTATACTGTGAAAGGgtgccagccagtggtgggattctgccggtttgcaccagttcagtagaactggtagctaatccACCACTTTGGGGGGGCTCTCTCCCAGCGACCCACTTGAGCCGGAGGAGGCCACAGCAGCCGGAGGGGGAGTGAAGCAGCTGGTGGGCCCCCATCTTACCGCCAGCAGCTGCTGCCCCCGGCTCAAAATCCATTGgcagtggccctgctgcctcgtctttggaggcagcagggccgcCACCAGTGGAGATTgaggaggaggcagaagcagccagTGGTAAGCCacagccccacctcccccctcaatcctctgaagatgaggcagcagggccaccgcCGATGGCGGTTGAGccgaggtgggggggtggcagctgGTTCTGgttgaaccggttgttaaattattttaatcccaccactggttccagccTGTTAGGACTCAAGGTCTGTGATAATCCAGTAGCCGGTAACGTCAGTAACATCAAACTGTACTATCTGAAGTAATAACCTCTTGAACATCTGAGCAACTGAAACTTATAAAGACTAATGAAGTTGTGGGCCAGTGCCTGAAAAGTAAGGCCAAGTTGTATATGATTATCTCCTGCGTATTTTCCATCCATATACGTTTTCTCCTATCCCATCTCATCTGTTCAATGCATTTTCCTTCAGTTTGGTGAACCTGCCTCACTATTCTTTGGGTGCCTTGATAAAGGGAATTTGCCAACTGGCTGCTTTCACCTTCTGTGGAGGGATAGGGCTGAGTTATTACTGAGTTATTACTGAGTTATTATTAACACGGagttattaccgtgtttccctgaaaataagccctaccatgatttttcaggatttttggaggaggcttaaaatataagccctactccaaaaataagccctaccggtagttacagatcaggatggtgtgatccggcagggtgctccctgccaatgaggatgcagcttgcatcccATGTGACAGGGAAGTAAGGGGGCTGccaagagcccgccttaatgaattgtgaaggtaccgtatttcccctaaaataagccctaccctgaaaataagccctaatgcatcttttggggcaaaaattaatataagaccctgtcttatttacCTGACACCACCACTACCCAAGCAGCTCCGTCACGGAGGAAAGGCTGGAAATCTGAGCAGCTCAGTCAGAGCGCGAAGTTAGGCGGGTGAAGGGGTCGGTCACAGATACCAGttctgtagctgctgctgctgctgctgctgctgatgatgatgatgatgatgattattattattattattattattattaattaaacttatatcCATATTCTCCCAAGCTGATGCACACAGACTGCACAGCTGCCTGCTTTGCTGCTGGACTAGAAGCTGTGTCAGGATCTGGCTTGGCGTGAGCCCCTGCTCAGTGTGTATCTAGCACACTTTTAGTGTTAATGGCTCCTCAGGTGGATTGTCTTACTGCCACTTATGAGGAGCCCGTTAAAGCAGATCAGTATATTTATCCCCTCTATTGTTGAGCTGGTTGGCTTTTGCGTCTTGGCCACAGAGGGGTGATACCACCGGCAGGAGAGTTAAGATTCAAGCCAGTTTGACAGCAGGCTGAATACCCCGTTTCTTTCTCCGATGTCTGGCTCTGCAGACAATCTGCATGCCTGGATCTGACGGAACTAGAAGGCTGAGGCCTGCACCTTCCAATTGGTTGCTGTCATATTGTGATATTTCCCATTGTTGCTTTTAAAGCGCTGACCTCCTTTCCTCCAACCACAGGAGACATCCTAGAAATCGGAGCCCAGTGGAGCATCCTGAAGAAAGACATCCCCTCTTTTGAGCGGTACATGGCTCAGCTCAAGTGCTACTACTTCGATTACAAGTGAGCGTTCTTGCCATGTGCAGGGAGCGGATTTGTGTTTCTTGTCAGGATTGTAATCTCCAAAAGAGCCGTTtgcagggagggggtgagggctGTGGGGTGATGGCAGTGATCTTCTCTTAAGCTTGCTGTGGAAATGGATGATATCCAGAGAGATGACTGGGATTTGGGAGGGAATCCAGCTTCCGTAGCATTGCATAAATATTTGCTTTCACTTCCTTCATTGAGACAGGGCAAAAACAGGTGTGACACTAGGGAGCCCTGTAAGGGTCTCTCCTGGCTCGGGCCTTCCCTGGCTGCCTGGGGCAAGTGGTCCAggccaaatccaaaacctttattaggcataaaaccggagtgtgtcatgaattccaaatacaataaaaagatcattattgcacaacttgcagtacagagagtaaaaatgtagcaacagcttcagagatttcagcattagagttatttagaagcttagccatttttaacttatcagaaaggagcataaatcctgttggtaatacagttctcaaatcagttctgatatTGTTGTAATTTGAACAGTgcagcagaatatgagaaagtgaatcagttgtattaggacagaatcgacagcaacgctcattttgtgggatattagagaagcgaccttgaagatgtactgacggaaaagagttgcaccttgctctagtcatgacccaactgcaattgtaattaacaagatgttccaggtatatagcagggctagatttctgagggataatcccaaagaatattggagagcaagagctttgcgctttgctcaggagaaattgatattcttggtcgaataatctagactttaagcgatggtaaatctccggagcggtgagcatttgtagggcctcccaagagaagcccaaggaaaagatctttttttcaatatgtagccaccatttcgaaagctgaagctctctcatttctaactgggacaaactgttagggtcagtgcagaaacaaagacacagccaaaacttaaaagtaacaacccatgcccttgtttctaataaatgttgccctgaattccaaacaaaaaacaccataggggacacaatacagggttccaaagatcttatataggaaattggattgcatgcgttccaatttctggtgccatgcttggatccagatggggattccatacaaaaggtgctgggaaGTGGTCCAGGCATTTTCCCTGGACCTTTGTGGTGGGAAGGGTTGTCTCCTTTCCGGACACTGGGCTATGAAGAGGCTTGTGTTAAGAAGAGTCTGGTATTGTACCCCCACTTCTCAATCTTTGAGGAAacaaatccctttcccttcccttacccacaacagacatcttgtgaggtagacgggattgagagggttctgagagaactgtgaatggccccaaagtcacccaaaaggtttcctgtggaggagcagggaaacaaatccaattcaccagattagaatctgccgctcaagtggaggagtggggaattaaacctggttctccagattaaagtccactgctcttaaccggtACACCACACTGTTGTGGTGGCCTTCAAAAACCGGCACACATGGAGCGATCTTTGAGGTATTCAAAGGAGAGGGCACTGGGTGTGGCGGGCAGATAGTATTCAGAACTATTCCTTCTGCCCCTATCCTTCCCATTGCTGATGGGCCCTCTCGCCCCACGGTTTCCCTGATCTTGGGGTAAGGTGTGTGCCTGTCACTCCTGTGTGGCCCATGCCAGCTCTCCCTTTCTCCAGGGAGCTCAGgtgattttctttttgcattattATTCTCCCAACACGCAGTGGggcaggttaagctgagagtgatggctcaaggttacccagtaatcttccaaggcaggggtggccaactctggcacttcagatgttcatggactacaattcccatcagcccctgctgttggccatgcaagcaggggctgatgggaattgtagtccatgaacatctgaagcgccagagtcaGACACCcttgttctagggcaggggtgggcaattattttttccatggggccgcataagaaacagaaaatattgtggagggccggtccaaaaggcaggggggcgaggtgcttttgaaagccccgcagaagccggcagccaaggcaaccggcttctgcggggctttcaaagacgcctcgctctcCAGCACgacaggggggccagtcagggtcatccagcgggccggatatggcccgcgggccatataatgcccaggtctgttctagggGGTGTCTGGAGGACACAGATCTCCCAGAGTCTGCTTTTAACCTCTATGCTACCCTTGTTCTCTATGGCTTCAGCATCTGTCTCTTTCTTTTCCAGGGACGAGCTGCCGGAGTCAGCCTATAAGCACCAGCTGCTGGGCTTGAACCTTCTCTTCCTGCTCTCCCAGAACCGGGTTGCTGAGTTCCACACAGAACTGGAAAGGCTGCCAGCAAAGGATATCCAGACCAACGTCTACATCAAGCACCCAGTGTCTCTGGAGCAGGTAACCTCTTGTTGGATTGTGTTTTCCCTGCTGTGTTGCTTTGTAGGCTCTGGCTTGCAAGGGCAGAACGGCATTCTTAATTGTTCACTACATTTTTTGCTGTCTTATAAACCCCGATCGTTTAGGTGCCTCTAATGTATGACACAATTAATGATTCAAAAGTCACAGTCAAAGCATTTTCCCAGTTGAATCCCATGTtcttggcaaaataaaaaaagtgtTCATCAGTCTAACacagcgattctcaaccaggattccgtggtaccctggtgagcatgtcccaggggtactgcagcaatgctacgggcccccctcacttttgtggtgtctaccgccggcaccagcaaggatatggagctggcccaggggggcagggtctgccgcaaggtcagcagtcacttcccacccacccctgtgcttcccttcaccctgggaggggaaggtgggggtggcaagcagggggaggggaaggtggagggaggatggcaggggtaccatgagatatgaagagtgaggtcaagggtaccgtgacgtcgaaaaggttggaaaacactggctaACAGGACAAAGGGAGAAGGGACCTCCCCGTGACTGTGGTCGACCCCTACTTCCAAAAAGACAGCCCTTGGGACTGCGtcttggagggtggggtggggggtgactaAAAGGTATGGGCATATCCATGCCATGTGCCACTGCGCAGACATGTCACATTCCCGAAGAGACCCTTTTTGGTCTCAGAGGTGTGGACTAGGTTTTGAACTGGTGTTGAAAGACTAGTAAAATCAGCTCCATTGATTCATAAGCTCCATTGCCCTCTTCCGCTTCTAGGGGTCCtaacaccatcgggacccattattcctttctggggagagttgtatatgggtttcgtgggacattgttttagaactgttttaaattgtatgtaagtttttatatattatatttatattgttcaccgccctgagcccttcggggatagggcggtgtaTTACATCcaataaatgataataataatagggcTCTTGTTTACCAATCTCCAGTCAGCCTGAAGATTTAACAACCAGCAGACCTGGTCTTGGGTGGTCTCATATTTGCATTGCCGGGTCTGCCCTCCTATGTGGCTTTAGGCAACGTTTCCCTGAAAAGGGAAGCCCTTTTTCACACATCTGTAATTTTactcttccccttctccctttaCCCCCATTCCAGTACCTAATGGAAGGCAGTTACAACAAGGTCTTCCTGGCAAAAGGCAACATCCCCGCAGAAAGCTACGCGTTCTTCATCGACATCTTATTGGATACGGTCAGGTGAGTCTCCTCAGAGTTCTTTGCACCGAACCAGGTGCTGGATTTTGTCGTGGCCACTTCAGAGACTGGCATTTTTCTGTGCCAGTGTACATTTTGAAGCACTTGAGCTTTGGCCTCCATACCATGGAATGAACTGCCCTCATGAGACTGCCTGTTGTGCCTCTGTGTGAGTTGTGGCTCTGGCCTTGCTCATCAGCCTCCGTTGCAGGTGGGGAAATTCCAGCTCAGCTGCTCTTTCCGTGAGACGGGAGGTGCCATGGAGTGACCCAGTTTAATCACGCAAGAGGGTCAGATAATGAGACGTCAGTGCAGATTCCCCTTGTGTTCCCGGCCCCTCAAGCTTCTCTGAGCCCCACAGAGTGAGAACCTCTGGGGTGCTACAGTTTCTGTTGTAGGTGGGGTTGAAGGGgcttggggcgggggtggggggggtggggaagcctcTAGCTTGTCAGCCTCTGTCCGAAGCAGGAAGTCTCCAGCACAGCTTCGAGGGTTGTGTTCTGACCCCCTCCAACTGGGGGCgtttctgcacatgagtaaagtaggtttgacccagttccctgagaagggtactgacccaGGTCGAAgctattgttgttccccactgcaaccagcttgatcccagctcggagggcggaatcatcctgtgcctcttcgccgctccgttccgattggctactgttctacggccatgttccgtctatcccaggggtagggaacctgcggctcgagagccacatgcggctcttctgcccttgcactgtggctccatgagctgaaccgccggccccatccttgcccgccctgcaggcagcagggcgggtgcaccaactgctcGCGGTCGgatgggccgcgctgcgggcttcccctcttgcccgccctgttggagcagggtaggtgctttcccggcagccggcaaggccaagccaccggcttcatccttgcccgccctgcaagtaTATTGATTGATatactatcaatcaatcaatccatgcgcttctcagaatgagtggagtaaaaggtaaaaaaaccccaatatatatagtgttatctttattttaaatgtcaaaaattatttgcggctccaagtgttttcttttcccatggaaaacgggtccaaaaggctctttgagtgttaaaggttccctacccctggtctatccccacacacattatttaaaaaactgccacaggaatggagggacgaaggtggtgttttttgattggccagctgtgtgcatgcccgaaacactcagctgtgattggctgaatggggaactcctggcaccagagattccgcactgtactggaatcgagctgagttcaagcgtggttccctgaaaaagtagtagtcccaactggagtcggaaatttgaccgatacacggggcgaagctggtacaaaaccacgtcgatcccagtggttgtgcggagcacttaggtcgaacgcagctcaaacgtaggtcgataacgcaagtgcggaatcgacctggcTGTCAAACAAGCCCCTGTCCTGGGTGATCCACTTGCCTctgctttttctctccttcaCCCAGGGATGAAATTGCCAGCTGCATCGAGAAGGCCTACGAGAAGATCCTGTTCAACGAAGCCACTCGGATGCTCTTCTTCAACCCCAAAAAGATGACAGACTATGCCAAGAAGGTGAGGCTGCTCTCCTGTCCTGTTGCCTGCTGCCACTCACTTTATTAAaagcattttatgtattttagaatAGTCATGTACCCCCTTTCCAAGAAAAATATGCCCAAGGCAGCTTGCGATGCAAATATCACAGGGCAAGGGTATCTTGATTTGTTTTCTCTTCCCCTAAAATCCCTCTCCTGGGGACTTCCCTATAATATTCCCTCCCTGCAGGTATGCCTGAAACCCAACCCAAAGTGCCACAGCCATGTGGCTAGAGGCCACAAGGAGTAGGGCTTTCTCCACGCTGGCTTGCCTTTTACCTTCTAAAAACCTCTGGATGAGCCAGCCAGTCGGCACTCTGGGGACAACCCTTCCAGCACCAGGTGGCCCAGTGTGGCTTCATGTCAGGCTCTATGACTGAAGTCAGCAaaggactctggattcttgaccagaagtctttattggaaacaacaggacatccctggctttgcaaaagccagttctgatcacGCTTGCAGTTGTCCCACGCAGCAGTCataaatccccccctcccttttcccgttggaatgtgagaaagacacagcagaaagaaagagccGTTGGGGAGGCGAGCATCCTCAAGGCCAGAGCAGCGATGGACCAGCCACCTGCTGCCCCCTTCGGAGTTGGCGTCAGGGTCATTCCTAGTTGCCTATAGTTGCCAgcatcaaaggaaatgaaagaaaggtccattaacatagcAGAGAGAGCTCCTTCTCCAGGACTAGGTGTGAATGCCCTCACCTGAGGGACgttcctttgatggaaggagaaagcACATCCTGACACAGTGCTGGGGTCACACCTGCAAAATGGGGGTGATAGGAGAAATGTGGCCGTTGCCACCTGCTAAATGTGGCAGCGGCAATTCAGCCTTAGTGAAACAGTGGAGCGTGGCAGCAAAATGTTTGTGGTAAGCTTTATGTCCCTTcatccccctcaccccaccccgtCTTTTAAACTTCCAGCGCGGCTGGGTGCTGAGCTCCCACAACCACTACTGCTTCATGGGCCAACAGCAGAAACCGGAAGACACCACTATTCCCTCGACGGAGCTCGCCAAACAAGTGATTGAATATGCTCGGCAGCTGGAGATGATTGTCTAGCAAGACTGTGGGTTATACGCCCTTCTCCTTATTttagccttctttttttttttactctggttCCCATTTAAAGGGCCGTATACGCCaagatttgatttcccaccccccgcccccgccttccTTGGGACACTGGAGTAAAAGTGGAGAGCTAGCACCCTGTGGcgttgtttcttcctcctgcgTGAGGAGACAGATCAGGGGACAAGCCAGTCATGGGCTTCTCGGACCTCTTCAGGAAATTCCCTTTTTATGATTGTCACGTACCAGCCTGTCATTTGGAAACAACCCCCGACGGTTCTAATCGTGCCTGGAAGTGGAATTCCTCCATTTTCTGGTCAACAAAAGGTTACGCTTGTCTCCCTGACCAGTGATCTTGgcctttttattatattattattattattattattgtcgtttGGTAAATTGCCATCCTTCGGTGCAAATTCTCCATTACGGAGATAGTCACAAGTTAAATAAATACACCATTTCTTCTACGAATGTAATGTTCAGACTGTTGTAAATAAATCCCAAAGCTATTAAAAGAGAGGCGAGCTGGAGAAGTTGGCAGGGCCTATACCAGGTGCCGAAGACAGGGGGCGCAGAGAAACGTCATCTTTGGCCTGTCCTGTTTTATATTGCCAGCCACTGTGAAGAACTCAGCAGCCTTTTTTCTTGGGGTTGTGGACTAGTGCCAGATTTTGTGTGCAAAAAgcccaaaatttacagcagctgcTAGAATGGTTTGACGTAAACCACTGGCAGCATTTCCCTTCGCATTCGTGTCTGCCCTCCGTTGCGTGCACATGGCCGTTAAAGTGCAAGAGCGCTGACCATAACTCAGCATGATGCTTTGCACCACAGAGGCAAGGGCTGGCCTGCATGTGCCCAAGTTTCAATTGTTGCCTTGTAGTTCGGAGAGACTGCAGTGGAGGGGAAAGACAAGAATCCGGACAACATTTGCGGGCCTTCGTCTTGCATTGGCTTCCCTCTCCTGGCCACCAAGTCTAGGCTAGTGTGCCTGCTgtccaaaaggaaacaaaatcatTCACCACTGTGTCAAATAGGCCATATTTTTATTCTTGATCTTCCTACgcgccaggattttttttttcttgaatcgGAAGGTGGTTACTCTAGGTCGGGATTCCCCACCTTTTTGAGTCCGCACACACCTTTtcaattctgacacagggtggtgggtgcaaaGGCGAAATGGCTTCTGCAAGAGGGGAAGCCAACCATCGTATGTCCCGGAATAAGGGGATGGATAACCTCTTGTAGTAACTGTTGAAGCAGctgatttactcggagtagaccggatttactcggagtagaccaccttgcaatgtagacaagaagtgatagacacacagtcaccagtgcagttattgctatctactgacaaagttcttcgccagaccacaggtgttttcaggcacacatcactctgttttctgtgctatctatatacaaatgtggtaccaaacaggtgcccttaccttatcaggttttgcacacggcacctgctagaaggagggtccagctgtcatttagattttgctcatctaaacacatgttctgacagtaaCTTCAACATTTAAGGCCAAAAAACCTGCGAAACAGGATGCTTTTTAAGCAGCGC of Sphaerodactylus townsendi isolate TG3544 linkage group LG06, MPM_Stown_v2.3, whole genome shotgun sequence contains these proteins:
- the PSMD8 gene encoding 26S proteasome non-ATPase regulatory subunit 8, whose product is MAAVAVATMAGAGGPVLNGAEAGAAGLKEAAGMYEQLRAEWNRKNLNLGKCGDLLGRLKLALLELNFLPTSGTKLTKQQLILARDILEIGAQWSILKKDIPSFERYMAQLKCYYFDYKDELPESAYKHQLLGLNLLFLLSQNRVAEFHTELERLPAKDIQTNVYIKHPVSLEQYLMEGSYNKVFLAKGNIPAESYAFFIDILLDTVRDEIASCIEKAYEKILFNEATRMLFFNPKKMTDYAKKRGWVLSSHNHYCFMGQQQKPEDTTIPSTELAKQVIEYARQLEMIV